From Desulforhopalus sp., one genomic window encodes:
- a CDS encoding cyclic nucleotide-binding domain-containing protein produces the protein MDHIVQQEKKINVLKALNNAIMTSRLYPPEAPQVATAIERGYKGLKLFLREQGSLLFSFAGDTPCLCGNPLDQEILDSFANLVIYRTLRLLGLPQLTIGLEMDRFAFGQIISVFNSPIEKVKKQGGGIPYITNLGLASYFPEELEEKPTVATTSEPVSTPPKSRKVVKIRPELLACLYGMDKKPALQEELKQLLATTDSAVDLLAAGVAHVLQDIQKKGGGIPSQLFPLMMRGAEAGSDEKERRPIALGLARLLSDSLREPTMAVLLSQEYPDGFGTMLYEGLLGFLSAEKMGTIVGLFRQQIDKARAVGGDTSPQMKLLDDSLQRLLNTGKGKQYLGLEKARALIHEGEAVRRKRRLESGINALLQGNLGSLKSEELAQYLPEAVIAKIDAKEEKDAETLLQRTAAFLGDGSENIGKTLLGSVVTLGENFAAKGNFAFIDSFLEPLLAIVRSTAIDEAIMERLVVFLHQVMQASWSRGDNKRGDAILALFYMIRSGQVDKSAAVKGIVGKIQDKGIQRAKFPALLAAILAAPLDEAAGYRLVLQGPVAVRFLVETLINTDGSADRIKIIDLLTTNNAFLVPIIHERLPEHMPWYGKRNLLKLLGETGAEADAEKVLPYFRHEDFRVQREAFLCLYRIAGKSRKKLLLAALADSSELIMIQVIAALAGICDQEVATELSNLLTANDNFSDKNRADIVLQILDTLGRCTCWEAFKGVEDFMRLKGTRAGKKLNDAVWTAAAKALETLEYDLQEARKRHQQAGQLRKNALKQAAKLSKGAGSQRITTGLPQEQMVRTLLAQGNKGGARDLLVQLIEKSARARNFFQAESLREWLVEIDPNAFGSIIQAAEIIDREKMAAIDKSHLEIWSALYECLTSEEFSAVYYGQKHTKYQGEEIIVSQGSLQTSLFFINSGKVKLYFEDKGKEVLVKTMGSGEIFGAGAFFEASIWTISVACVSPSDISVLKLDKLQEWSEEFPGLESKLHDFCRKFEKIDEFIKKSSRDRRNQERFALAGRASTTLLDTSGQSIGVSAMAELADISIGGLSYTVRISKKENARLLLGRKVQVKLPAGEKSGEFVQIIGDILAVRSTYAVENDYSVHVRFDSKLKDRKVQEIIKAAHRENTSK, from the coding sequence ATGGACCATATTGTACAGCAGGAAAAAAAGATCAATGTGTTAAAAGCGTTGAATAACGCGATCATGACCAGCCGTCTCTATCCGCCGGAGGCGCCTCAGGTGGCTACCGCCATTGAGAGGGGGTATAAAGGGTTGAAGCTCTTTCTTCGCGAACAAGGGTCCCTGCTATTCTCTTTCGCCGGCGATACCCCCTGCCTGTGTGGCAATCCTCTTGATCAAGAAATTCTCGATTCCTTTGCTAATCTGGTAATTTATCGCACCTTACGTTTGCTTGGTCTACCGCAATTGACCATTGGCCTGGAGATGGATCGGTTCGCCTTCGGGCAGATTATCTCTGTTTTTAACTCGCCCATTGAAAAGGTCAAAAAGCAGGGTGGAGGGATTCCCTACATCACCAATCTCGGTTTGGCGAGCTATTTCCCGGAAGAACTTGAGGAGAAGCCGACCGTCGCAACGACCAGTGAACCGGTCTCGACCCCACCCAAGTCGCGAAAAGTAGTGAAAATCCGCCCGGAACTCCTGGCCTGTCTGTACGGTATGGATAAGAAGCCGGCACTTCAGGAAGAGCTGAAACAGTTGCTGGCGACTACCGATTCGGCGGTTGATCTGCTTGCCGCGGGTGTTGCCCATGTTCTTCAGGACATTCAGAAAAAAGGCGGGGGGATTCCCTCACAGCTCTTCCCTCTGATGATGCGGGGAGCAGAAGCGGGAAGTGACGAGAAGGAGCGCCGACCTATAGCCCTTGGCCTTGCTCGTCTGCTATCCGATAGTCTTCGCGAACCGACTATGGCGGTGTTGCTTTCTCAGGAATATCCGGATGGGTTTGGTACCATGCTCTACGAGGGCTTACTTGGTTTTCTATCCGCGGAGAAAATGGGGACGATTGTCGGTCTCTTTCGCCAGCAGATCGACAAGGCTCGTGCAGTGGGCGGCGACACATCGCCGCAGATGAAGCTCCTCGACGATTCCCTGCAGAGATTGTTGAATACCGGCAAGGGGAAGCAGTATCTTGGTCTGGAGAAGGCCCGCGCATTGATACATGAGGGCGAAGCAGTCCGCAGGAAACGCCGTCTTGAATCGGGTATCAACGCCCTGTTGCAGGGAAATCTCGGTTCCCTGAAAAGTGAGGAACTGGCGCAATACCTCCCTGAGGCGGTTATCGCCAAGATTGATGCAAAAGAGGAAAAGGACGCGGAGACCTTGCTGCAGAGAACCGCTGCATTCCTCGGCGACGGCAGTGAAAATATCGGCAAGACCCTCTTGGGCAGTGTTGTGACCCTTGGCGAAAACTTTGCCGCCAAGGGCAATTTCGCCTTTATCGACAGCTTTCTTGAGCCTCTTTTAGCGATTGTTCGCAGTACCGCCATTGATGAGGCGATCATGGAAAGGCTCGTCGTCTTTCTCCATCAGGTTATGCAGGCCAGCTGGAGCCGCGGTGATAATAAGCGAGGCGACGCCATTCTGGCCCTTTTCTACATGATTCGCAGCGGTCAGGTTGATAAATCCGCGGCGGTGAAGGGCATCGTTGGCAAGATCCAGGATAAGGGGATACAGCGCGCTAAATTTCCGGCGCTTTTAGCAGCAATCTTGGCCGCACCCCTTGATGAGGCAGCAGGATACCGTTTGGTGCTGCAAGGGCCGGTAGCCGTGCGATTTCTCGTTGAAACGCTGATCAACACCGATGGTTCTGCCGACCGCATCAAAATCATCGATCTGCTCACCACCAATAATGCTTTCTTGGTTCCGATCATCCACGAGCGTCTTCCCGAACATATGCCCTGGTACGGCAAACGCAATCTTCTCAAACTGCTCGGTGAAACCGGAGCCGAGGCGGATGCAGAGAAAGTCCTTCCCTATTTCAGGCATGAGGATTTCCGGGTGCAGCGCGAGGCCTTTCTTTGCCTGTATAGAATCGCCGGGAAAAGCCGAAAAAAGCTTTTGCTGGCGGCCCTGGCCGATTCCTCCGAACTGATCATGATCCAGGTTATTGCCGCCTTAGCCGGCATTTGCGATCAGGAAGTGGCAACAGAGCTTTCCAACCTGCTTACCGCAAATGACAACTTCAGCGACAAGAATCGTGCCGATATTGTCCTGCAGATCCTTGATACCTTGGGCCGCTGCACCTGTTGGGAGGCCTTCAAGGGAGTGGAGGATTTTATGCGGCTCAAGGGGACTCGAGCCGGCAAAAAGCTTAACGATGCTGTTTGGACCGCCGCGGCAAAGGCCCTTGAAACTCTGGAATACGATCTCCAGGAAGCACGAAAAAGGCATCAGCAGGCCGGACAATTGCGGAAAAATGCCCTGAAACAGGCGGCAAAACTGAGCAAAGGGGCTGGTTCACAGCGAATTACCACCGGATTACCGCAAGAACAGATGGTTCGCACCCTCCTTGCCCAGGGAAATAAGGGCGGCGCCCGGGATCTGCTGGTGCAGCTTATAGAAAAATCAGCGCGGGCACGCAATTTTTTCCAGGCGGAAAGTCTTCGCGAATGGCTTGTTGAAATCGATCCGAACGCCTTCGGTTCGATTATTCAAGCGGCTGAGATTATCGACCGGGAGAAGATGGCGGCAATCGATAAGAGCCATCTGGAGATCTGGAGCGCTTTGTACGAATGTCTGACCTCGGAAGAATTCTCGGCAGTGTATTATGGGCAGAAACACACGAAATATCAAGGCGAAGAAATTATAGTCAGTCAGGGATCATTACAGACCTCGCTGTTCTTTATCAACTCCGGAAAGGTCAAACTCTATTTTGAGGACAAGGGTAAAGAGGTCCTGGTTAAAACCATGGGAAGCGGGGAAATTTTCGGTGCCGGGGCATTTTTTGAGGCCTCGATCTGGACCATATCCGTTGCCTGTGTCAGTCCCTCGGATATCTCCGTGCTCAAGCTCGACAAACTGCAGGAATGGAGCGAGGAATTCCCCGGTCTGGAGTCGAAGCTCCATGATTTCTGTCGAAAATTTGAAAAGATAGATGAATTCATTAAGAAGAGTTCACGGGATAGGCGGAACCAGGAGCGCTTCGCCCTTGCCGGCCGGGCCAGCACGACCCTGCTTGATACCTCCGGCCAGAGCATCGGAGTCAGTGCCATGGCCGAATTGGCGGATATCTCCATTGGTGGACTTTCGTATACCGTGCGGATTTCAAAAAAAGAAAATGCCCGGCTGCTTTTGGGCCGGAAGGTCCAGGTGAAGTTGCCAGCAGGGGAAAAATCCGGTGAATTTGTTCAAATAATCGGCGATATTCTCGCGGTACGGAGTACCTATGCCGTGGAAAACGATTATTCGGTGCATGTTAGATTTGACAGCAAATTGAAGGATAGAAAGGTGCAGGAAATCATCAAAGCTGCCCATCGCGAAAATACGTCGAAATGA
- a CDS encoding transglutaminase-like domain-containing protein: MIRTSQRPLTWIKILILLTWAVLFFLLLQRDVFIDRINLPEAQTLRQAEAEEYQGIYFRDSKIGYAVNRYRAEPDNRQVVEQEALMHLNIAQSVQTISLRLKATLSNGNSLQDFQFSFQSPFYRMQAKGTVHGNDVTYLLETGANTIRDTVTFPTPPLLATSRRSYLLGGALKPGEKRRIPWFDPLTLTGKESILEYRGQETILINGRVQKLHHFVESFAGARVNSWLNDSGTVVREESPAGFVFQKEPKFKALEAFGGSEELLSAMAVTLQGQLGDITGPSKAYRLTLPDDTTFDLDGGRQIFRDGILTITREDLAAAANSPACTDAAAALAATPYVQSDHPEITKLARQITGDAAEALARTRLIAAWVHENLDKRPVLGLPDALTTLQSRQGDCNEHAALFAALARAVAVPTRIAAGVTYHQEAFYYHAWNEVCLDNRWVSIDTTTNQFPADLTHLRFIIGETQEQVQLGSLLGKLSIEPLPSREN; the protein is encoded by the coding sequence ATGATTAGAACTTCCCAAAGACCACTTACCTGGATCAAGATACTGATTTTATTGACCTGGGCGGTACTCTTCTTCCTGCTTCTACAAAGAGACGTGTTCATTGACAGGATCAACCTGCCGGAGGCCCAAACCCTCAGGCAGGCCGAGGCGGAGGAGTACCAGGGTATTTATTTTCGCGATAGCAAAATAGGCTATGCCGTCAACCGCTACCGCGCCGAACCTGACAACCGGCAAGTGGTTGAACAGGAGGCCCTGATGCATCTTAATATCGCCCAGTCAGTACAGACCATCAGTCTCCGACTGAAAGCGACCCTTTCCAACGGAAACTCTTTGCAGGATTTCCAGTTTTCCTTTCAATCGCCCTTTTACCGGATGCAGGCTAAGGGCACGGTGCATGGCAACGACGTGACCTACCTGCTGGAAACCGGTGCCAACACCATACGCGACACAGTCACCTTTCCGACACCCCCGCTCCTGGCGACATCCCGCCGTTCCTATCTGCTCGGCGGAGCCTTAAAGCCCGGGGAAAAAAGGCGCATCCCCTGGTTTGACCCGCTGACCCTCACCGGCAAAGAATCGATCCTCGAATACCGGGGTCAAGAGACCATCCTGATAAACGGCAGAGTACAAAAACTCCACCATTTTGTCGAATCATTTGCAGGGGCTAGGGTGAATTCATGGCTGAACGATTCCGGCACAGTGGTGCGGGAAGAATCGCCGGCTGGCTTTGTCTTCCAGAAAGAACCAAAGTTCAAAGCCCTCGAGGCATTCGGCGGCAGCGAGGAGCTGCTGTCTGCCATGGCCGTTACCCTGCAAGGGCAACTGGGCGACATAACCGGTCCGTCAAAGGCCTACCGCCTAACCCTTCCGGATGACACCACCTTCGATCTCGACGGCGGCCGGCAGATCTTCCGGGATGGTATCCTGACCATCACCCGCGAGGATCTTGCCGCCGCCGCAAATTCCCCGGCCTGCACCGATGCGGCTGCGGCCCTTGCCGCGACACCCTATGTCCAGTCCGATCACCCGGAGATCACCAAGCTGGCGCGGCAGATAACCGGAGATGCGGCCGAGGCCCTGGCCAGGACCAGGCTGATCGCCGCATGGGTCCACGAAAACCTCGACAAGCGCCCGGTGCTTGGTCTCCCCGACGCCTTGACCACCCTGCAATCCCGGCAAGGCGACTGCAACGAGCATGCCGCCCTTTTTGCCGCCCTGGCCAGGGCTGTGGCGGTTCCGACCCGGATTGCCGCGGGTGTCACCTATCACCAGGAGGCCTTTTACTACCACGCCTGGAATGAGGTCTGCCTCGACAATCGCTGGGTCAGCATCGACACCACCACCAACCAGTTCCCCGCCGATCTCACCCATCTGCGGTTTATCATTGGCGAAACACAGGAACAGGTGCAACTCGGTAGTCTCCTCGGCAAGCTCAGTATTGAGCCGCTGCCCAGCCGGGAGAACTGA
- a CDS encoding DUF362 domain-containing protein, whose product MNDLSLQVVLQRCVNYERATVTSRVEAALGHLGRTAGMHGQTVLLKPNLISGGGPPLSCTHPQFVAGVAACFLDRGAKVLVGDSPAFGSATKVCEKQGISRALRGMGVKIVDFAHPLPQKLAGGLTVTLAREALECDLFVNLPKVKAHNQLYVTLAVKNLFGIVKGVNKAMLHMVHGASHQGFAGIILDLIETLPPQVHLADGIVAMHRSGPLDGEALPLSCMAAAESAVALDTALLAALELNPHRSPLWQVAAKRCLAGSDADTITYPELCPKDFFGSGFVAPASLNPIRFNPLRFFRGLVKRVILKIHS is encoded by the coding sequence ATGAACGACTTGTCCTTGCAGGTGGTGCTGCAGAGGTGTGTCAATTATGAACGGGCCACTGTAACAAGCCGTGTCGAAGCCGCCCTTGGCCACCTTGGCCGCACTGCGGGGATGCATGGGCAAACGGTCCTCCTCAAACCCAATCTCATCAGCGGCGGCGGGCCGCCGCTTTCCTGCACCCATCCGCAATTTGTCGCCGGTGTTGCCGCCTGTTTCCTCGATCGCGGGGCAAAGGTGCTTGTCGGTGATTCACCGGCTTTCGGCAGCGCCACCAAGGTTTGCGAGAAACAGGGGATAAGCCGGGCACTGCGGGGCATGGGGGTGAAGATCGTCGACTTTGCGCATCCCCTGCCGCAAAAGCTTGCTGGAGGTCTGACCGTCACCCTTGCCCGGGAGGCCCTGGAGTGTGATCTCTTTGTCAATCTGCCCAAGGTCAAGGCCCATAACCAGCTGTATGTGACCTTGGCGGTAAAGAACCTCTTCGGTATCGTCAAAGGGGTCAATAAGGCAATGCTACACATGGTGCACGGCGCGAGCCACCAGGGCTTTGCCGGGATCATCCTCGATCTCATCGAGACCTTGCCGCCCCAGGTGCATCTCGCCGACGGCATAGTGGCGATGCATCGATCCGGCCCCCTTGACGGCGAGGCTCTTCCTCTTTCCTGTATGGCCGCGGCAGAGTCGGCGGTGGCCCTTGATACTGCCCTTCTTGCCGCCCTAGAGCTCAATCCGCATCGCAGCCCCCTTTGGCAGGTCGCCGCCAAAAGATGCCTTGCCGGCAGCGATGCCGACACCATTACCTATCCGGAGCTTTGCCCCAAGGATTTTTTTGGCTCGGGATTTGTCGCGCCGGCCAGCCTCAACCCAATACGTTTCAATCCGCTGCGGTTTTTTCGCGGTTTAGTGAAAAGGGTGATATTGAAGATTCATTCCTGA
- the fabL gene encoding enoyl-[acyl-carrier-protein] reductase FabL encodes MFDLQGKVALITGGSRGIGRAIAIRLAESGADVVVNYVRHKKDAADTAEEVEKLGRRCLLVKTNVANSEDVEQMFATIAAEFSHLDILVSNAASGVLKPALELTERHWNWAMDINARALLPLVQQGLPLMSRGSRIIAVSSLGSVRAIENYTTVGASKAALESLVRHLAVELGPRGINVNTISAGAVDTDALKHFPNRDEILKAATERTPLGRLTTPQDVADVALFLCSPLAGMIQGQIITVDGGYAIRG; translated from the coding sequence ATGTTTGATTTACAGGGAAAAGTAGCACTGATAACCGGCGGCTCCCGGGGAATCGGCAGGGCGATCGCCATTCGTTTGGCGGAATCAGGGGCCGACGTGGTGGTCAACTATGTCCGCCATAAAAAGGACGCCGCGGACACCGCCGAAGAGGTGGAAAAGTTGGGCCGGCGATGCCTTCTGGTAAAGACCAATGTCGCCAACTCGGAGGACGTCGAACAGATGTTTGCCACCATCGCCGCCGAGTTTTCACACCTTGACATTCTGGTCAGCAACGCCGCCTCGGGAGTCTTGAAGCCGGCGCTTGAGCTCACCGAACGGCACTGGAACTGGGCCATGGATATCAATGCCCGGGCACTTCTGCCTCTTGTCCAGCAGGGGCTTCCCCTAATGAGTCGCGGGAGCCGGATTATAGCGGTGTCGAGCCTTGGTTCGGTCAGGGCCATCGAAAACTATACGACGGTTGGAGCCTCGAAGGCGGCGCTGGAGTCACTGGTCCGCCATCTGGCGGTGGAACTCGGGCCGCGGGGAATCAATGTCAACACCATCAGCGCCGGGGCCGTCGATACCGATGCCCTTAAACATTTTCCCAACCGGGACGAGATCCTCAAGGCAGCCACCGAGCGCACCCCCCTCGGGCGATTGACGACGCCGCAGGATGTTGCCGATGTCGCCCTGTTCCTCTGCAGCCCTCTGGCCGGGATGATTCAGGGGCAGATAATAACCGTCGATGGCGGCTACGCCATCCGCGGTTAG
- a CDS encoding ABC transporter ATP-binding protein: MRPSLLKIDCLTKKFGSFTAVDAVSLNLAAGEIYGFLGPNGAGKTTTIKMLAGLLQPTGGTITICDQDLASQPYYCKNLTGYIPDRPYLYEKLTGSEYLGFISSLYSVTGPDPLHEADRYLELFDLTGWKDHLIEGYSHGMRQKLIMTSIFMLDQPLIVIDEPMVGLDPKSARIVKELLKSKAKAGAGILLSTHSMEIAEELCDRIGIIVHGRIKAEGTMEELRGAASYGRDNLEDIFLELTGASELHAIISALRSAGNTAGTAGIPEAKV, encoded by the coding sequence ATGCGACCCAGTCTGCTTAAGATCGATTGCCTCACCAAAAAATTCGGCTCCTTCACCGCCGTCGACGCGGTCAGCCTCAACCTTGCCGCCGGCGAGATCTACGGCTTTCTCGGCCCGAACGGCGCCGGCAAGACCACCACCATCAAGATGCTTGCCGGACTCCTCCAACCGACCGGCGGAACGATCACCATCTGTGACCAAGATCTCGCATCGCAGCCGTATTACTGCAAAAACCTTACCGGATATATCCCAGATCGTCCCTATTTGTACGAAAAACTTACCGGCTCCGAATATCTCGGTTTTATCAGCAGCCTCTACAGCGTTACTGGCCCGGATCCGCTCCATGAGGCGGACCGCTATCTGGAGCTTTTCGACCTGACGGGCTGGAAGGATCACCTCATCGAGGGCTATTCACACGGCATGCGGCAAAAACTGATCATGACCTCGATCTTCATGCTGGATCAGCCGCTCATCGTCATCGATGAGCCGATGGTCGGCCTCGACCCGAAAAGTGCCCGTATCGTTAAAGAACTGCTAAAAAGCAAGGCCAAGGCGGGGGCAGGAATACTGCTTTCCACCCACTCCATGGAAATCGCCGAGGAACTCTGCGACCGCATCGGTATCATTGTCCACGGCAGAATCAAGGCGGAGGGAACGATGGAGGAACTGCGCGGTGCGGCCAGCTATGGCCGTGACAACCTGGAAGACATCTTTCTCGAACTGACCGGGGCCTCGGAACTGCATGCCATTATCTCGGCATTGCGCTCGGCCGGAAACACCGCCGGTACCGCCGGGATCCCCGAGGCCAAGGTCTGA
- a CDS encoding 3-phosphoglycerate dehydrogenase family protein → MSQYKVKKINNIAKEGLRLFGKNFAVSAEEKNPDGIVLRSSQLNVDDYPELLAVARAGAGTNNINVARATEKGICVFNTPGANANAVVDLVFPMIGVWKRNIYRGIDFCKSLATMDPAKVSGEVEARKSAFKGEEIAGKTLGVIGLGQIGVRLANGGVFRYMHVNGFDPAPALANIHQLSPEVRICRSIRDAVEDADIVSLHLPLNDRTRNLVNKEFIARMKKGAVLVNYSRGPIVEEQAVIEALDNGDLDAYLCDFPTPALVKHAKVLTTPHLGASTAESEGNCATMAVKELSNYLQYGNVEHSVNFPNIEATPADKVQSRLIVINRDVPGMIAFVSNIFGNNHLNIASYLNQSNGTVGYNIIDVESAIPPVIVEQILKNSDVIRTRVITFNK, encoded by the coding sequence ATGTCCCAATATAAAGTGAAGAAGATCAATAATATAGCCAAGGAAGGCCTGCGGCTGTTCGGAAAAAATTTTGCTGTTTCCGCCGAGGAAAAAAACCCCGACGGCATCGTCCTGCGCAGTTCACAGTTGAATGTCGATGACTATCCGGAGCTGCTGGCCGTTGCTCGCGCCGGAGCCGGTACCAATAATATCAATGTCGCCCGGGCGACCGAGAAGGGCATCTGCGTTTTCAATACCCCGGGTGCCAATGCCAATGCTGTGGTCGATCTGGTTTTTCCGATGATCGGTGTATGGAAAAGAAATATCTACCGGGGTATCGATTTCTGTAAATCCCTCGCCACCATGGACCCTGCCAAGGTCAGCGGCGAGGTCGAGGCGAGGAAAAGTGCCTTTAAGGGCGAAGAGATCGCTGGCAAGACCCTGGGAGTCATCGGCCTTGGGCAGATCGGTGTCCGTCTCGCCAACGGCGGGGTATTCAGGTATATGCACGTCAACGGTTTTGATCCCGCCCCGGCACTTGCCAACATCCACCAGCTGTCTCCTGAGGTACGCATCTGCCGGTCAATCCGCGATGCCGTGGAAGATGCCGACATCGTCAGTCTGCATCTGCCCTTGAATGACCGGACCCGCAATCTGGTCAACAAGGAATTCATCGCCCGAATGAAAAAGGGCGCGGTGCTGGTTAACTACTCACGCGGGCCGATTGTCGAAGAGCAGGCAGTTATCGAGGCCCTGGACAATGGCGATCTCGACGCCTATCTCTGCGATTTCCCAACACCCGCCCTGGTCAAGCACGCCAAGGTACTGACAACGCCGCATCTTGGCGCCTCGACCGCCGAGTCGGAGGGAAATTGTGCCACCATGGCGGTAAAAGAGCTGTCGAATTATCTGCAATACGGCAACGTCGAACACAGTGTCAACTTTCCCAATATCGAAGCAACCCCCGCCGATAAGGTGCAATCCCGGCTTATTGTTATCAATCGTGATGTACCTGGGATGATTGCCTTTGTCTCTAATATCTTCGGGAACAACCACCTCAATATCGCCAGTTATTTGAACCAGTCAAACGGCACGGTGGGATATAATATCATCGATGTGGAATCGGCGATTCCTCCGGTCATCGTTGAACAAATATTGAAAAATTCGGATGTTATCCGCACCAGGGTAATCACCTTCAACAAATAG
- a CDS encoding Maf family protein, with the protein MYHNLAEIVLASASPRRQQYLLDMGLQFRVCTASLLEQPFTDEEPAAFVIRMAREKAAVVRKSCPDAWIISGDTVVCLGRRILGKPEDARDAVKILMDLSGREHQVRTGFCVSHGDKQVEVARSVTTTVRFAAFTEATARAYVATGECLDKAGAYAIQGRGACLVEAIEGSYTNVVGLPLLEVLQVLEENGVIEPAPANP; encoded by the coding sequence ATGTATCATAATTTAGCGGAAATTGTCTTGGCTTCGGCCTCACCGAGGCGACAGCAATACCTTCTGGATATGGGTCTGCAGTTTCGAGTGTGTACCGCCTCTTTGCTCGAACAGCCGTTTACAGACGAGGAACCAGCGGCCTTTGTCATTCGCATGGCCAGGGAGAAGGCGGCAGTAGTACGGAAGTCCTGCCCTGATGCGTGGATCATCAGCGGTGATACGGTGGTCTGTCTGGGCCGGAGGATTCTTGGAAAGCCTGAAGACGCCAGGGATGCGGTAAAAATACTTATGGATCTGTCCGGCAGGGAGCATCAGGTCAGAACCGGTTTTTGCGTCAGCCACGGGGACAAGCAGGTTGAGGTTGCCAGATCCGTCACCACAACGGTGCGGTTCGCTGCATTCACCGAAGCGACTGCCCGTGCCTACGTGGCCACCGGAGAATGCCTCGATAAAGCCGGGGCGTATGCCATTCAGGGCCGTGGCGCCTGCCTTGTCGAGGCAATAGAGGGCTCATATACCAATGTTGTTGGTCTGCCGCTTCTTGAGGTCTTGCAGGTGCTTGAGGAAAATGGTGTTATCGAACCGGCACCGGCAAATCCATGA